One region of Mangifera indica cultivar Alphonso chromosome 3, CATAS_Mindica_2.1, whole genome shotgun sequence genomic DNA includes:
- the LOC123211544 gene encoding primary amine oxidase-like: MESKHFLRFLFLFLGIVTLLAFTWVNLPYGPPNASEIFDCNSYYSSWCTSKNRFQPKKFTNPLKQPTKPTHHHASHTPHHPLDPLTIQEINHVRTILSSHSLFKSSPYAIHSLSLEEPDKPLVLNWKRGDPLLPRKASVIARVHSKSYVLTVDLSTEHVTLHDTVPLSGYPTMTVEDMTSSIWAPLANATFNRTILERGVDLKDLACLPISLGWFGKAEENRRLIKVQCYSMKDTANFYMRPIEGLTVLLDMDTKQVVDISDKGRNIPIPKAANTDYRFSAQELHKQMNLIKPISIEQPKGPSFVIEDEHMVKWANWEFHLKPDARAGVIVSRARVRDPNTGELRNVMYKGFSSELFVPYMDPTDAWYFKTYMDAGEYGFGLQAMPLDPLNDCPRNAYYMDGVFAAADGTPYVRSNMVCVFERYAGDIGWRHSESPITGMEIREVRPKVTLVVRMAASVANYDYIVDWEFQTDGLIRIKVGLSGILMVKGTTYENMNQVTEQENLFGTLLSENVIGVIHDHYITFYLDMDIDDSDNSFVKVNIQRQETSPGESPRISYLKATRNVAKTEKDAQIKLKLYDPAEFHVINPTKKTRVGNPVGYKIVPGGTAASLLDPEDPPQKRGAFTNNQIWVTPYNRGEEWAGGLFVYQSQGEDTLAVWSNRDRPIENKDIVVWYTLGFHHIPCQEDFPIMPTVSSSFDLKPVNFFESNPILRIPPNLEKDLPVCKATASS; encoded by the exons ATGGAATCAAAACACTTCCTTCGCTTCCTCTTTCTCTTCCTTGGCATAGTCACTCTCTTAGCCTTCACATGGGTCAACCTCCCCTACGGCCCTCCCAACGCCTCTGAGATTTTCGACTGCAACTCTTATTATTCTTCATGGTGCACCTCCAAGAACCGATTTCAACCCAAAAAATTCACCAATCCCCTCAAACAACCCACTAAACCCACCCACCACCATGCCTCTCACACCCCTCACCATCCTCTTGACCCACTCACCATCCAAGAAATCAACCACGTTCGCACCATCCTCTCCTCCCACTCCCTCTTCAAGTCCTCTCCATATGCTATCCACTCCCTCTCTCTCGAAGAACCCGACAAACCACTCGTCCTCAACTGGAAACGAGGCGACCCCCTGTTACCAAGAAAAGCCTCGGTGATAGCACGTGTCCACAGCAAATCATATGTGTTAACAGTCGACTTATCCACTGAACATGTTACTCTACACGACACAGTTCCCCTATCCGGTTATCCCACCATGACAGTCGAAGACATGACATCATCAATATGGGCTCCACTCGCCAACGCCACTTTCAACCGTACGATCCTTGAACGAGGGGTCGATCTGAAGGACTTGGCTTGTCTTCCGATATCGTTAGGTTGGTTCGGAAAAGCAGAGGAAAACAGGAGGCTGATTAAGGTACAGTGTTACTCCATGAAAGACACTGCAAATTTTTACATGCGACCGATTGAAGGTTTGACTGTGCTTCTTGACATGGACACAAAGCAAGTGGTGGATATTTCAGATAAAGGAAGGAACATTCCAATACCAAAGGCCGCCAACACAGATTATAGATTTTCCGCACAGGAGTTACATAAACAAATGAATTTGATAAAACCGATATCAATAGAGCAACCAAAAGGTCCAAGTTTTGTTATAGAAGATGAACATATGGTCAAATGGGCAAATTGGGAATTTCATTTGAAACCTGACGCTAGAGCTGGAGTGATTGTATCTCGGGCACGGGTAAGGGACCCGAATACCGGGGAATTGAGGAACGTGATGTACAAGGGGTTTTCCAGTGAATTATTTGTGCCATACATGGATCCCACAGACGCCTGGTACTTTAAGACGTATATGGATGCGGGTGAATACGGGTTCGGGTTACAGGCCATGCCTCTGGACCCGCTTAATGATTGTCCCCGGAACGCCTATTATATGGATGGTGTATTCGCGGCTGCTGATGGCACCCCGTACGTTCGGTCAAACATGGTCTGCGTTTTTGAGAGGTATGCTGGTGATATCGGATGGCGCCACTCTGAGAGTCCCATCACGGGTATGGAG ATTAGAGAAGTAAGGCCGAAGGTGACGTTAGTGGTTAGAATGGCAGCATCAGTGGCAAACTATGATTATATTGTTGATTGGGAGTTTCAAACAGACGGACTAATCAGAATTAAG gTTGGACTTAGTGGGATTTTGATGGTAAAAGGCACAACTTATGAGAACATGAACCAAGTGACCGAGCAAGAAAATCTATTTGGCACCCTTTTGTCTGAAAATGTTATCGGTGTAATCCATGACCATTATATCACATTCTACCTGGACATGGACATTGATGATTCAGATAATTCCTTTGTGAAGGTAAATATACAAAGGCAAGAAACTTCCCCTGGAGAATCACCAAGGATCAGTTATTTGAAGGCTACAAGGAACGTTGCTAAAACTGAGAAAGATGCACAAATTAAGCTTAAACTATACGATCCAGCTGAGTTCCATGTAATCAATCCAACTAAAAAGACACGGGTGGGTAACCCGGTTGGATATAAGATTGTTCCTGGTGGCACTGCAGCTAGCTTGCTTGATCCTGAAGATCCACCCCAGAAGCGAGGTGCATTTACAAATAACCAAATATGGGTTACTCCATATAATCGAGGCGAGGAATGGGCTGGTGGGTTGTTTGTTTACCAGAGCCAGGGTGAAGACACTCTTGCAGTATGGTCAAATAG GGATCGACCGATTGAGAATAAAGACATTGTGGTCTGGTACACACTTGGATTCCATCATATACCCTGCCAAGAGGATTTTCCCATTATGCCAACAGTGTCATCAAGTTTTGATCTAAAACCAGTGAATTTCTTTGAGAGCAACCCTATTCTCCGGATCCCACCCAATCTTGAGAAGGACCTTCCTGTATGCAAGGCTACTGCTTcatcttaa